The window agaactcAAAATTTAGGATTtatcaaaatcatatttttaaataataatcattGACAGTGTCAATGATTTATCCcagttaaaattatattaataatatgaagGAATTTCCTTAGTACTAAAAAATATAGTAGTCCCCATTTTCCAGAAGGAAGATGGCCCAAGACTCCCAGTTCATGCCTGAAAGCTCAGTTAGCACCAAATCCTTACATATCATTTTTCCTATGAATACATACACAAATTTAATGACTTTTACATTTTAACTAAGCTCTTGTCACACATTATAAAGGTGATAACCTTTATAGTTAAAGGTGAGGCaataaaaatataaccaatttcCTTTTCACAAATTCATAAATAGGCCATTCAATTTTACCCTAGATCTGAGTAACCTCAGCTAatggtttgtttcctttttattaagtTGAGAACTTTCACATTTTCACAAAAAGGAATAACTTTACTACTTCTtttggcatatccaaattgtCAGGATCACTACTGTAGCATTGTCTGACCAGTATTAAATAAAACAGGtattacttgaacacaagcatgTGATACTAAGCCAGTTGATCTGGTAACCAAGACATCCACTTATAGGGAGAGCACATTCACAGTATGGATTCCTGGAGGAGGGGCGATTCATACTCTGGACTGGACTGAGAGGGAGGACATGAGAATCCATCACACTGCTCAGTACAGTGTACAATTTatattatgaattgtttatttctggaattttccttttaatattttttaattataattgacTATGAGTAACAGAAACCACAGAAAAGGGGACTTCCATAGAATTTATTAGTAAACCTACAGAAAATATTATCCTGAAGAGAATATGTCAAATTCCTCTTTAAAACAAACATGGAGACAACATGCCCATTCCTATCACCATTTTCTTTAACGTAATGAAGCCCTAAACCCACACAAAGGGTCACGAGAAacctcatatattaaaaaatagaaatgacagtATTTGAGAAGGGCATGATATTTTGTGTAGAAAACCTAAAGAACTTATAGATATTATTAGAAGCTGCAGAGCAGAATAGTGACTGACCATGAGGTTAATAAGTAgaagtaaattaaattttttaacatttcatgaTATTTCTCCTTTACCTTGATAATTTTCATGTGTGTAATCtgcattttcagaaattaatatttctttagctcctttttctttaatatgtttgtggcatatttttcatatctttacTTTTACTCATGATACTCATGTATTGAACTTTTCACTAATGTATTTAGACCACCCACacttagaataaatatttatatatttatgttaaaatatgtcATCTTGATAATTGTTATTTGATATATTCTTGCTACTTGATTTAATCTGATGTCTCTGATATTAATAGAACACATTTTATAATCCCTTTTATCTTATCTAGTAGctgtattttataattctttttaagactttttaGTGAATTCCTTAGaatttacaatataattttaaattcagtgaTTACAACTATCAGGTCAGGTGTCTGCTTCCCTCTTAGTTGACCAGCCTGATAATTGATGGTTGCCAGGTCTTTTTTCACTGTCCCTGTGTTGTGATATTCCATAGACTACAAGCAAACAATAAGATGTTACACTTCTAAATCAattatatataaggaaaaaaataagtgttaGATTGTTGGAATAATGGTTAGAAGTACCGCATGGTACAGGACTAGGAACAGAGATTACAAACTATGTCTGTAGTGTGGACTGTGTGCCCTTATCTCACTGTCTCTAATAAACGCTTCCCTGTTGCTTGAGACACTCCTTTGAAATTCTTCCTATGGGATCACAAGTACGGTTGATGTGAATTCCACAGGTTGATGTACCTCAGCAGATCTCCTTCTCTGCATACCAGGATATCACCCCAGAATTAGCTACAGAAATTACTATGTCGCTTTGGCTTAAAGGTTTAGTTTTATCTATGAATGATGATTCCATGTATTTAAGAACAATGCAGGTGTCTTTCATGAACACactttttttatcctttcaattCATATGCTATCAATAATACTATATCGAAAGTTTGAGTTCAAGATGGAAAATCTAAAAACCCCAAAGGTCAACTTAAGTCAACTTGGTCATAGTAAGACAGGAATCAAGGGTGAAAGCTGAAGCTCCTAGCTATGTACTCTGAAAAACCACTGTTCTTCATTAGTCTGGGTGCCCctggagagaaagacagaaaagcatGAATCCTTCTGATCCCAGATGTCCACACTTTGTGTAGATATCTTTGTTTCATCTCTTGTATTAATTTCCAAAggctttatttttcagaattgtttttaaaacaaagtccTATGGGTGGCTTAatccaaaacatatttaaataaaattttatttttccctaaacaATGAAATACAAATTTCCTTGTaacaaaaaatgtcattttcaaaataCCCACTTCATATATTTAGACTTGGTCAAATGTCTTGTGATGTCTTTCCAGAAGAGAAATTTACATTTGgtactttttctgttttaaaggaaGTTGCCAAATAATAATTTGCCCAATTCTGCTCCTCTATAAGAACTTCaattaattacatttttccttttgttcttctgTGTACAGAAACTCTAGATTAGATTGTAATACTTGCTTTGCTTTTATACTCTAAAACTCCTATATTCGAATTACCATCTGCTCTTATCGTTTTGTAACCAAGTCTCTTCCTTATGCCAATTACTCTGTTTTCttatatatgacttttaaaatttttttcttgtttacttaTCAGAGACGCAAGTAGACATATACATGTCAAACTTTATTCTGCTTTCTCTAAAAAGATGTCTTCTTTTCATGATAATGAGATGATTGGTCATTGCTTAATATTGTCATGATTTGTcatcatgaaatttttattattattttttattttaacagactgtattttgattccttgtacacaaatggggtacatctcttcttttctatggttgtgcacaaggtagattcataccttaatcatacatgtacatagggtaattaggtctgtctcatttcaccatttttcatacccccacactctcctccctcccatttcccactatgtaatctaaaattcctccattcttctttcacacCCCATCCTCCaacccccattttatatcatcatccacttatcagggaaaatattcagcctttgattttttggaattatCTTACtttaattagcatgatattctccaattccatccatttatcagcaaatgccataatattattcttctttttggctgaataattttccattgtgtatatataccacggtttctttatccattcctctgttgtagggcatctaggttggttccacaatatagttattgtaaattgagttgctacaaacattgatgtgctgcTTTACTACAGTATGCTAATTATAAtccttggggtataaactgaggagtgggattactgggtcaaaaggtggtccATTGGcctggggtgatagctcagttggtagagtgcttgccttgcaagcaagggccctgggttcaatccccagcaccacaacaaaaaaGGTGgatcattccaagttttctgagcaatctccacaccgctttccagagtggctacaccaatttgcaactccaccagctatGTAAAACTGTGACTTTTCCCCCCATATCCactccaacatctattattgtttgggttcttgataatagccattctaattggagtaagttgaaattttagagttgttttaatttgcctttctctaattactagagatgttgaacacatatatttattaatcaactgtatgtcttcttctataaagtgtctgtccagttccttggcccattttttgattaggttctttgtattttgggtgtaaagttttgtaagttctttataaattttggagattagtgctctatctgaagtgtgtgtggaaaagattttctcccactttgtaggctctcttttcacattgttgattgtatccttcgttgagaaaaagctttttagtttgagtccatcccatttattgatttttgctttaatttcttgtattttgggaatcttgttcaggaagtctcatcctaagtcaacatgatgaagatttggacctactttgtcttttatttggtgCATGGTCTCTAGtataattccaaggtccttaatccattttgagttgagttttgtgcagggtgagagatagagttttagtttcattttattgcatatggattttcagtttgccagcaccatttgttgaacaggctatcttttttccattgtacgTTGGCttctttgtctattatgaggtAACTggatttatgtgggtttgtctcagtgtattctattctgtaccattggtctgcctgtctattttgatgccaataccatgccatttttcttactatcactctgtagtatagtttaagttctcttattgtgatacctcctgctttactctttctactcaggattgttttggctattcggttttcttattcttccagatgaagttcatgattgctttctctatttctatgagaaatttcattaggattttaactagaattgcattgaatctgtatagcatctttggtagaatggtcattttgataatattaattctgccttccaagtacatgggagatttttccatcaaatatggttttcttcaatttctttctttagcgttctgtagtttttgttgtagagatCATTCACTACTTCTGTTGGATGGAttcctaaacattttatttttttaggcaaTTATGAACagagtggttttcctaatatctctttcagtggattcatcacttatgaatagaaatgcaattaaatttatgtgtattgattttatatcctgctactttgctgaattcatttattacttttagaagttttctagtggagttttctggatcatctaaatatagaataatgtcatcagcaaatagtgacagcttgagttcttttcctatttttatccctttaatttctttggtctgtctaattgctctgactactgtttcaaggacgatgttgaatagaagtggagaaagagggcatacCTCTCTTGTTCCATGATTTTGAattctggttttaaaaaacagtattctTTGCATGTCTGTGTCAGCTCCAAACTGAGTTTTTCTAGCATGTTTATCATACATTTAGAAAGCATCTTGGGTTCCCAactcaataaataatatttttttttcaattttatgtttcatttcctttgcaggTTTAAAAGTTCTTAAACCAATATGTAAAACAGTAAtgaatttgttttcagtttcctGAGTGATTTTACACTATTTTCACAATTTCGCATTGTTTCCCCATTGGACATTTAGGGCAGTTAACatttaagaatttctttaaatagaTCCTATTTTACCAACTTCTGACTACACACAATTCAAATTCTACTTTGGTCCTTAGGAGAACATCCTATCATAAATTAAAACTTGATGTTTAACTTATGCATTTTAACTTCACCACTGCACGAAGATATTTCACTATGTGTTCTGGTactaaaaatctgaattttaagttaagaattttcttttttgctgttggTAATTCACTGTTCAAATAGCAGTGTCATAATTGCTGTGGGCCagattacttttataatataGTCCTTTATCACAGTATTATGTAAAATTGATTAAATTTCCAATGCATTTTGTACAATAGAATTATCATTTCATATATCAGTTGCTTCAAAACTTCTAAATAACTGTTTTCTCACTGATAAAGTTTTACTGGTGACATAATTAATCTGtgagacattttcattttctaactcTGAATCAATCTCTTTGATTCCACATAAtgcctctttatttatttatttattttttcattagttaTGTTGATTGACACCAGACTTTTCTCAtggcatttttcatttcagtatttCTCAAAGTGTAGATTAAGGGATTGAACATAGGAGCAATGATAGTGTAAAATAGTGCAAACACTTTATCTTCAGGAAAATTGGTTGGAGGTCTAAGGTAAGAAAAGATTGCAGGTCCAAAAAATATAACTATCACAGTGATATGAGACCCACATGTAGAGAGGGCTTTACGTCTTCCCTCACTAGAGTGATTTCTTAATGTGAATAATATCacaacataagaaataaataacaccACAAATGTCATTAAGGTAACTACTCCTGAATTAGCAAGCACAAGGACACCCGTGATATAGGTGTCGGTACAGGCaactttcagcaaaggaaaaatatcacaaaagtaaTGATCGATTTCATTAGGCCCACAGAAGGGCAATAGGATTGCAATGGAAACCTGAGGAAAGGAGTGGGCAGCCCCACCAGCCCAAGCAGCTAAAACCAGGAAATTGCATTTCGTTCTGTTCATGATGATGATGTAGTGGAGAGGTTTGCAGATGGCTACGTAACGATCAAAGGCCATGACTGTGAGGATTAGGACTTCTGTCATTCCAAAGAAGTGCATGGCAAAGACCTGTAACATGCAGTGGCCATAGGAAATGGTTTTCCTTTTCACTAGTAGGTCACTGATAAATTTGGGAGTCACACAGGAGGTAAAGCAGATATCCACAAAAGGCAGGTGGCTGAGGAAATAGTACATTGGGTGGTGAAAAAGAGGGCTGCATTTAATGGAAATGAGGATCAGAAGGTTTCCCACCAAAAGGGCAACATAACAggttaagaagagaaaaaagcaaaatatttgtaTGTCTTGATCATAAGAAAATCCCAACAGAATGAATTGAGATATATTTCTCTGGGTCTCCATATATTTCAGTTAGGTATAGATTATAAGCACATAAGTGaaatatctgaaaacaaaagaaataaaataattatgagaaTCATATCgataagataaaatttataaaaataaacaataacattaATTATTCCtgacatatataattaaaatttcagaattatgtCTCTTATTTAGAAGCCTATTGTGTAAAAGCATTGCataagaataatgaaatttttaGCTTTGCAAATAATGATTAAGGAAATCTTTCATGGTGCACTCCCTTAATTCCagtggattgggaggctgaggaaagaggatcacaagttcaaagccagtcttagaaacttagtgaggcactgagcaacttaatgagaccctctttctaaataaaaaataaaataaaataaaataatgggctgggatgtggttgagtgctgatggttcaatccctggtaccagataaaagaatattttaaatgcaccCTGAACAGTgtcacacacctgcaatcccagcagcttagtggctgaaggaaggagaatcacaagttcaagcccagcctcagtaacttagtgagccactgtcttaaatttaaaaaaacataaaatggtctaaggatatggctcagaggtagagtgcacCTGGgtaacaaaaatcaatcaatcaaccaattGATCTttgatcacaaagaaaaaaattactatgattttattgtataaatatcAAGTGTAAGTTTTAgcacattttaatatatgttcCTTATCTATTGGTTCAACTCTCTTCTGTTTGGATGATTTGAagttatttattcaattttctgtGAATTTATCCACAGAAAATCAGATTCATTTAATAAATCAGCTTGAATTGTTTAATATGTGGTAAGGGTAATCTTCCCTGTCTTGGAATAAACACTACAATTTGGGCATTTAAAACTAATGTTGTATCTGatatattaaaaagcaaagaatagTTGAAAGCTACATACCAAAACACAGACTGTAAGTTGCCTGAGAATGTGGAAAATAATAagtaattctttcattttttctaccatgtaatgttttttttgcataattaaaatataattgaaatttgTTATCacaaaaagtaaagaatatataaagtagaATGCTCAAGCACATATTGATTGTTCATATTTTGTGACTGTTCCTAGGAATTTCATGCGTTTCACATTCAATGTAGAAAACAAAGTTCAATACAAGACGATTTGGGATGTAGCTCTCAGAGAGACTGCTGTCAACAATCAGTGaagttttcccttttttatttgttacattAAATGAGTGGTTACAAATTCACAGTTTTGCATCTTTTGCGTGCTGTTGAGTCATTATTTATGAGAGAATGCACTCTCAGGAGTTATTTCATCCCAGATGCAGAATTAATTCCCCGTCAATGGGAAAGCATACTCTAGAGAACATTAACTACCTAAGTTGCTTCTGATGTGGCCACTGTTTCTAAGTCCTtcaaataactatttaaaaacgCAGAATGCTTTTGTAGCAAAGTTATCTAGAAGGGATCATCAGCTAgttattcaaaaatttaaaatctgtctttatgaatatttttgatgATAACTAGATCATTGGTATggcattaaaaatgaacaaactgtgaaaaaataattaaatttaatattcaacTCTAATTTCATCAAGGAGAAAAATTCCAGCATGCTAATATTCTGACTCATAGATTGCTGAAAACTTCTTAATCtatatttgttttactgtttttgtttcgTAAAGCACAAATTCTTATCCAGCTCATAGTGTTCAAAAATGAACAATGCATAAGCAAAGTTTCTTTAGTGCTTCAATGGCCAATATTCTCCTTACTTCATTACAAACTATGTTGAGTCTCTGTTTAGGAGACTTAATTAGGTCATAATTCTCCTTTGCAGATTTACTTATCTATGACAAATTGCTTTAAAGATCATTGTTACACATGTAGGTATTGAACTACCTAAACCGATGTATCTCAATATATCCAAACCCCTGGTTTTCAATAAATAGACTAGATCAAGAGGATATAAGTAATTTCTGAGGACCACTAAATAATACAGATTGATGTGGGTTATCATGTTCAACAACCGTGAGAGAAAGTAGTTTGGATGCTCATCTCTGTAGAAAATGATATGCCAGGTAGTAGATTAGCGAAACACCCCACATGGCTTTCTGAATATTTATGTCA of the Sciurus carolinensis chromosome 11, mSciCar1.2, whole genome shotgun sequence genome contains:
- the LOC124960069 gene encoding olfactory receptor 4P4-like — translated: METQRNISQFILLGFSYDQDIQIFCFFLFLTCYVALLVGNLLILISIKCSPLFHHPMYYFLSHLPFVDICFTSCVTPKFISDLLVKRKTISYGHCMLQVFAMHFFGMTEVLILTVMAFDRYVAICKPLHYIIIMNRTKCNFLVLAAWAGGAAHSFPQVSIAILLPFCGPNEIDHYFCDIFPLLKVACTDTYITGVLVLANSGVVTLMTFVVLFISYVVILFTLRNHSSEGRRKALSTCGSHITVIVIFFGPAIFSYLRPPTNFPEDKVFALFYTIIAPMFNPLIYTLRNTEMKNAMRKVWCQST